From a single Candidatus Aegiribacteria sp. genomic region:
- a CDS encoding ORF6N domain-containing protein — MDANRKHSNHIFSVRGVQVIPDSDLAKLYDVETRALNQAVKRNINRFPPEFMFQLTRNELEEINARILISQIVTSKENRGGRRKLPYVFTEQGVLYYSFSLHDAEQ; from the coding sequence ATTGATGCAAATCGAAAACATTCAAATCACATTTTTTCAGTCCGTGGTGTGCAGGTAATTCCTGATAGCGATTTAGCCAAATTGTATGATGTAGAAACAAGGGCACTGAATCAAGCAGTGAAAAGGAATATCAATCGATTTCCGCCTGAATTCATGTTTCAATTAACCAGGAACGAACTTGAAGAAATAAACGCCAGAATTTTGATATCACAAATTGTGACATCAAAAGAAAATCGTGGTGGACGCAGGAAACTACCCTATGTATTCACTGAGCAGGGTGTTCTTTACTATTCTTTTAGCCTGCATGATGCTGAGCAATAG